ctcttaaccaaaaAATTGGTTGTGCAGGTACATGATATCAGATATTTTAAGAAGAACAAACTAAAAATTTCCTAGTGTGACCTACGTTTCCTAGTGTGACCTACTTTCGTTGTTTCAATATTTGGATAGACATAGATTGGACGCGTATAGATAGATGAGCAGGAGATCGATCCGAGAATAAATGTTATCTAAGGATACAAACTATATAAAAAATGCGacagttttgtgtttgtttttcGCTTATCAATAGAGGATTATATTTTATGCTCTTTTCCGAATCAGGAAAAAAGCATGTTAACAgacttagggcctgtttcacaatgtccaagtaaagtcccgAATAAGCtgcttgccacttatctgacgaataaagtcatcgttggcgtttcacaatctccaaataagttttatctgctggataaagtgctttttttgtaggaaattttatctggcagttaatttatttgttaattagctatccaatactttacttggacattgtgaaacaggcccccTAGCTTATAACTAATTTCGAAAGGTTCAGAATGCCGGTTGATCCCAAAACTAAAAAAGCCGACATTTTTAAGTAGTCGGAATTCTTTGAATACActactattataattatattgaattgcaaaccttaagtggcagtgggcggggcacattgctcgcagaactgatggccggtggggccggaaggttctggactggagtggcgtccgcgtaccggaagacgaactgccggtaggcctccaacgagatggagcgacaacctggtgaaggtcgcaggaattcggtggttgcgagcggcacaggatcggtcggagtggcgagccttgggggaggcctatgtccagcagtggacgtctatcggctgacatgatgatgatgatgatgataattatattataaatatagttCAATATTTCCTTATTATCTGAGGAAAACTGGAcaaatcccaataaggcctagtttcccctctgggatGGAAGGTCAGAAACGGTCTTTATCAGCTTTCGCTTGTATTAAATGTTATATGCTTTTACCTAACAGACCCCTTGTCatgactaaaggggcccactgactatcagtccgccggacgatattggcctgtcagttataacaaaaatttgacagttccgaataactgacaggccgatatcgtccggcggactgatagtcagtgggccccttaaagtggGGTCGTTATGTAGTAGATATTATTTACGTTAATTTGGTGATAATGTCAAATTAACTGGACCGCCGTTAGTCTCACATTGTATACCGTAAAACGGATGATTGTGACATTTGTGACTTCTTGAAtctattgtaatattttaatatctgttaactgacatgcacaatctgacCATAACtgatgaatgaaatgaatgaaaatgaTGAACCCAAAGTTTAGAAATCAACAACTACTGCTAAATAATCAGGTAACAGTACCAATATTCTACGtaacattattaaattcaatatatacacatatataaacGTAGGTACATAACATGCACATTATGcacaataattaaattttactttaatttagaatagaacagattagaagatgctttattcaaaaacgcttaatcaAAACTTAACTAATAACACTGACATAGATTGctgattataaaaaaataaaataaaaaataaaacgtttattcaaagatcttacttacaactaatatatgttcttctgccaaaccacacagtggtttgttggcagacgaggctcctttgcgtttgtgtaagcgttcctgaaatggtctccactcagcttcgTGTCAAGGAACCTATGAGGTCCCCGACGCTGGTCCTCCATGGAAACCCTTCCGAGAGAACGCAACaaatacaacaaatataatacaacagctatacaaatcaaatataattttagttaaaTCATTAAAACTATTGATCCACATTAAAATTTTGTGAAATTAAATGCAAAATTAATTTACGTACCTATCTAAATGTGTTTGTTCGTTCAATATTTTTGatcttataaatatatttattaaaaatataaacccTCTCGCGCATGGGAAGATTCCTGTGCccagtatatagtatataggctgagtgattattattattatattattaaatatatttaaatgtgtCACAAAAAGCCAACATGGCACGTTAAACATGGTGATTGAAGTTGATAATATACTTTAGCTTTATATTTAGTCTATGTACGCCTAGAGGCCAATCTGATTTAagaatttgatatggttttaatctcattttgatacgacATTGAGTTGTGTCATAATCAACGAAAACGGCTGACGCTGATTGGTGATCATGAAATAGctttttatgcaacaagtgcggaaatcatctttacgcacgtgtatcatacaatgttttactatgcattgtgcgagtaaacaaaaaaaaaacatataatggcaaataagtttaattattaaaaaatttaaaacaaaaagcactagtgcggataagtgctcttttccgcactagtgcgagaaagtagcaccatatgtactgtaaaaaaaattgaaaacaaaaagcactagtgcggaaaagtagtactttccgcatgatatggctccgtaggaaacgcacttttcgagcacatgcattgtaatgcAATTAGGAGTCGTCTTATGAGATATTTCGCTTGCACTGATTGGTGCGTGTGAGATGCCTGCACAAATAGCAAAAAGGTCTTGAACCaaagaattttatttgtttcaaatTCTTTACGGATTTCGATATaaggaaattgaaattttttgtcTTCGTCcagaaaattaaatgtattacatGGGCCAAGAACTATTTTGttgtatcaaataaaaatagtcAGTTTTGATTCAACAACCCAAGTATTAAATTCTTGTCACAAGTTTTTTAATCTTGAATTTTGAGAATTCAAAATTTTTAGTGCCAAGCGCCACATTTCTAATACAAAATGAACCCACCTAGCGGGTTCTTGGCAGTGAATGATTTAACTTTCTTAAAACCGTTAGTGAGATTATCTTAGTCcaatatacttacataataatatataacagTTGAGACATGTCTGgtttctgtttaaaaaaaagttctgTGTGTTGACACAACTCAAAGTCGTATTAAAATAATCAGAATCGGCCTCCTATTCAAGACATCTGAATACATCTAAATGGATTTCTTAGGAaacctaatattatatattctcCCAAAAGTCGTTTGATGTCGCTCTTGATACTGAATAAGTCGATATACAAGATTCATTTCGTGTTTCTAAATGATCTCATATATTAAGTACCTGTTCTTTGTAAACTTTTCAATACAACTGTTTCCACGtgtattttattatacctatactgaACTTTAcgaaaaataggtacattacttttaaatacatttacatGTTAAGGCGGATTTTCGATTGAATTTATAAATGCGTCGATGTAAGTCATATTTAAACACCGATTTGTGTTCACCGACTTTAAAGTGCAATATTATGTCTTAcatttataatacctaattgAGTTAACATTTGTGCTGTAAAACAACACCATATCATATATCACCATACCAGCATCACGGGGTGATGTCTGATGCCAATTGCATAATTATTGTTACTATATTTCCATTTAAATTTGTGATAGATTTGcgagtttaataaaatataagattggTTTATCAGATAGGTTTAGGAAGCAATGtaagaattaaattattttaaatctgaaatttgagtttgaattgtaattttaaaaggtGATGActgatgatgatattgatgatatGATGATATTTTTGATATAATGTTAAGGATAATGTGGCAGATTAAATGTtgcatttatcatttaattcaaAATCCAAGGGCAAACGCCTGTATATGACTAATCtttattatataagtaataatatttttttttcttgcaggACTTACCAATCTGACCCACCTGAGTCTACACAATAATCAAATTGATGTTCTGGAAGACTACGCGTTCCGGCATCTCCTGAACTTAACGCATTTGGACCTGTCGCACAACGAGATCGTGGCTGTGTCAGGTAAATCCTTTTTGagattttgtgttttataaaatcagtaaaaacaaataaaattaaaataaatacaaataagtttaaaattatcCATACATGCTTTTATTATCTCAAAATTCAATTTATGTTGTGGAGAACTTTCCCATTGAGATACTTTTACTGTTTTGTTAATATACGGGGAAAATCTTGATGGTAATGCAGTGGCATTCTGTATGGGGAACTTAGAGACCAGTAACGCAGTGGTcatgaaaacattttttgtacataaaagaaaagtatttgtaaacataattctatattttaaattatttaattaccgCTTTTGGTCTCCAAAAAGTAAATAACCCACTACTTTTATCCATaagttaagggtctccggcaagctcggttctccatacaaacgtagttccgctctcattttaaaacgactagctagattgctttgaaactttgtacttacaataggataaggtatatctatgtctgtaattagtttatgtagcttcagataccatagttaaaaaaatacagctaacttaagtttttcatacaaaacttgtttttgctctatttcgtttgtgtactacgtttgtatgggaaggtgcaattcggccgagcttgccggggactcttaagaagcAAAATCAACCGATTGTGTTAGTTCAAACGATACAAAGGTCGATGATAACGACCAATGACGTTTTTTCCGAAGCTTAAGACGTTCCAATTTCCGCTACACACGACTCCAGATACGTGACGGAAAACGGAAATACAGAGAAAGCTTTGTTATCTTTTAAACCTTTGTTTGAGTTCTTTAGATCTACGACGCTTAAGTTTCAATGTTGACAAGTCTGGTTTATTTCCAGGTTGTTGTTGATTTGGTGAGTTGTTGTTGATTTGGGGATTTCCTGTCATATTTTGGATTTAGATGAAGAATCTGCCATTTTGTTATCGTCAGCTGGCTTCACAAGTTTTCCTAAGTAAATCTGAGGATAACCATGTTTGGAAATATTTAGGAATGAAATCcagcattttattattttaaattgccCGGTTCtcagttttatttttctagCAAAGTCTGAGGAGCTATtgtttaaaatataggtacgcTTAAGAGTTTTCTCTTGGCTTAGGATCGTTTATTCCAGGGTTGAGGTAAcgcattaacataaaaatataacaaaaatatatttgctgTCATAATATAGAATGTTTTTAATAGCGAGAAATTGTGTATAGAGTGATTATGCAAAACTGCGGGCGGGGTACTTATGCAGAAGAGATAACCTTTAGTGACATTGTCAGATAAGTGACAGTCATATGGACCGTTTTTTGAAGTCAAAAAATTTACTGTGAGCTTTGTCTATTATGTCGCTTATGGTTgtacttaagtaagtaagtaaatattctgtattgctccaatataaataaagtcaaagtcaaaatattctttattcaaataggcctagcaacaagcacttttaaatcaTCTACATACATcttacattacatgtaaaattacAACGAAAATTTACAAGATAAGAACTATGTAACAACAGGCgttgttaaaatataattcatcttattttttcatattatgcAGGTTCATCATTAGCTCAGCTAGTATACCTGTTGCACCTGGACCTTTCCCACAACTTCCTGCGATCCCTGTCAGCGGAGCCGCTGAAGGGTCTGCAGCGGCTGTCCGAGCTAATGCTGCACGACAACGACATCTCGATCATCGACGACGGCGCGCTGGCGCAGCACCCTCAACTTACGCGGTTCACCATTGAAGGTGAGTAAACCTGGACCTGTCTCAGAACTTCCTGCGATCCCTGTCAGCAGAGCCGCTGAAGGGTCTGCAGCGGCTGTCCGAGCTGATGCTGCACGACAACGACATCTCGATTATCGACGACGGCGCGCTGGCGCAGCACCCTCAACTCGCAAGGTTCACCATCGAGGGTTAGCGAACTATTCCGGTTTTTAGCAGAGactagtaaataatatttataatatctaCTGTCACTATTGGTTGAAAAACTTATAGTCAAGTCATTAACTTGACTACCTACTTAACACCAGAATTAtagaatttataaaaataacataatttataatagtTTCATCGCTTTTTGCATGGTATCCAATTTCAAAGccgaaatattgtttttttataagtagttgttaataaaaaactagaaaatgtaacataatgtactattttttacagaaattaagaaagaaagaagtttataaataaatctttcGGTTATGTACCCAATTTTGTCTACATATTTCATTGCTTTTTACTTCAatgtttatttgatatgtatttttaataagcTATTTTCTTAATCATACGTTCACAAACGCGACAAACAAACCATTAAGAACTTAAGACACCAACACCGGAAATATCTTTCCCTAACGACCTATACAGTTATCCAGTTATCACCAAATCTGCAAACTGCAATGAAAAACTATCTTAAAAACTGCTATAAATTCCGAATCTTCCACAGATAACCCACTTAATTGCGATTGTCTAATGGCGGGCTACGCTCGGTGGTTGCGGGAGGCGAAAAACCTTTCTCAAGCTGACAAGGCCGCTGCAGTCTGCACTACTCCACCCCACTTAGAAGGGGCGCTTATATCCCGACTGTCGAAAAACAAGTTGTGTGACGACTTTGAACATATTGAGAAGATTGAGGTGGATTATAAGATTGTCAATACTGTTGATGATAAGGATGAATATGAAGATAAAGGGCTGGATGATGATATGTATGATGATGAGATGGGCGTGCCGGCGGAGGACGATTTGCCTATTTCTAAAGCAAAGGtaatttttttggtaaaatataAAGAACCCGATACCAAAccgaaaaaaaatcttaatattgTGGGGGCCGTTCCAAGATTGATATGTATAAACTTTTTAACTTATGAAATTTCCATAAATATTGACTAAGTATTCCTTTTGTGGTAACGCGTAGAAAAACGTACttagtataaaatatttattaggcTAGCATTTGCTATTTATTAAGTTCCAATAAAGTAAacgtttttaaaacaaaatcaatcaatcaatcgaaataatattttcacaagAATTTATGATTTGCcacatttgatatttttattattgacaCATTTTATTAAGCCTGTCGAAGTGATTCTACATTCATTTTTGCGTCATATATTAGCTTTGTGAATTTCGTGCGACGATAAATCCAATTTTCCATTTCAGTGAAAGCTATTAATACTCGAATTTCGAAAATTAAACCTTTTTATTATTCTGTTCTTTTTACGCATATCTTACCCTATTCGTGTATGAGTAGGacacaaaaaaactaatgaAATGTTTAACTGTCATATCAGCTCGTatattgcatttatttatttatctatttatttatactttattgcacataaaataagtacaaatggtggacttaatgccttaaggcattctctaccagtcaaccactgggccaaaaagagacgtttgttggtgcaggctttgtactgtatttgaaaataattaaacgatatcactacctactatttacaaattaaatactaattatagtatacctattatatttaaatcataaacttcAATACCAATCAAAtcatatactttgtatgatacacttacatacatatgtacatatatacttatacatgtacctactgtgAAACATTACTTACATCTATCAGACAAATGCTTGCGCAGCATACGCTTGAACGAGAATTTACTTTGAGCTTTTCTGATATTGAGTGGAAGGTCGTTTCACAGGCCAGACCAGTCGATATCAAACGTCCGGGCTGTGTGATTGGGgaatacagttgtgtgcaaATAACGTACCTTTTTTGTTAGACAAATAACTCGTACAAAAAAGGGCTATAAAGGTTTTCAGTTTTTCAGTCGATGTAAGAATGTATCTCTAACTTTCGTCGTGTTTTTTCAGTCTGGGCAAATCTAAGATCATAATCAGTTAAATACGTCTACACAACCTCATCTGTATGTTAGTCCACCTTGAGAGAGGAAAAAATTCTATAAATAAATGCCAGTCTTAAATTCTTATCTAGCCGTACTGCGCAATTCCGGCGGCATGTAAAATGTATTGCAcggaagaccgtcatagggccAGACCTCTTGTATTTGTATACGTACGTCACTCACAGatcagaaaggaagagcttcgcTCCTACTTCtttaccgaccttctgtaagtggaaTGGACAAACGCAGGAGTTAAAAGTGACGAAAGTCTTCCCCACATTGATCCTATTACTTAGTAGCAATTTAAAATGTAACCATTTCCACCAGGTCTCTCTCCTCGATGCTTGGTTCGATGACGCAGAGGTCTACCTGTCCTGGTCAGTGGACCCGCCATCAACACACCGGTTTAGATGTACTGGAGTCACAGTGGCGAGAGGGGGCGGTCTGCCGAAGCAAGTCGCCTGTCACAGGGCTGCACCAGCTAATGTAGTGCTGAGGGGACTCAAGATAGACCCGGTGGATCAATATACGTGAGTACACAAACATGCATTATAATtagctctctctctctcttcgaTACGTGGTTCAACGATGAAGATGTCTACCTGTTCTGGTATTGATCAGGTCCAAGTTCAAAGGTCAGTCACCTGTCAAAGAGCTGCACCTGCCACTGTGGTGCTGAGGGGACTCAAGGTAGACCCGGTGGATCAGTATGCCATTCATAATGTGTTCATGCAATTTACCAGCTGTACATGAAAATCCTCTAAGAAGATTTTCGTCGACGCGTGGTTCTTCAATTAAAAGGTCTACCTGTCCTGTAGACCCACCGTCGATGCACCGGTTTAGATATACTCGGGTCACAGTGGCATGAGGAAGAGGTCTACCGAAGCAAGAGCCGCATCGGCCAATGTGGGACCATATTCGCAGGTGCGGATTTGTGGGGGCTCAAGATTGAACCTGTGGATTTTCATCCAGTGGAACATTCGTTCCAATTAGGTATTTTCCTTGGACACGTAGTGCAACGATAAAAAGGTCTACCTTTTTGACAGAGTGGGAATGCATTTACGAaaggtgtgtgggactcgccgctcctttccCCTCCCCTAGCCAGAGGAGGGGAGAACTTGGCCCTACCTAcaaaacccactccggcgtttcttCCTCTTTGCCGTTCACGAAGGTGCCATGGGATCGAGAACATTCCACCATTGCGCGCTTCGAAAAGGTCTACCTGCCCAGTCTAAACCCAGACAGGGTTTCGAAAAAAggttgtattgtacctattactTTGAAATCGGGCAAAAAGAAGACAGAAGTACTCAAGACAATAAATAAGTTTAGGTTAGGAGACGGTAACAACCGTGTTTTTCCTGTTTTACTTGGATTCCATTACGTATTCATAATAAGAAATAGGTATCTTGTGGTCAATACAATTTCCTGTTCGTTGAATCTTACCGCACGTGACATGgggaaaaaatacaatttatataatCTACTGGTTTCTGTAAACGAGAACGAGAACGAAACGAGATTCGTATTAAAGAAGCAACATGCTTAGTTTGATGAATTGACAGAATTAACTtttgaattaaattattattagaaaatCGTATCGATAACACCGTAATTGACTTGAGCATTTCTTACTCCATAAAATGGTCTCAAGTCATACAATTACAAAACATTGCGATTATAGATGGGTTCAACTTGTAGTAATAAGTCCATGATCTTTCCCCAGGTTCTGCATAGCTCTGGAAGAGATGGACAGCAACGACATCCCCTTGTCTCTCGTCCTTGGCTGCGGAGCTCCACAGGCGGTGCGGCAACGGGCCCCCTTTTTTACTCCCGTACCAGTCCCCGTCACGCTTCCAGTCAGCAGAGATAACTTGAGGTAGCTACGGCACGATACTTTTTCCTATCTATTTAACCTTTAGGTTCTACATGATCCTCAATAAGACAAACAGCAGTTATAAACCGGAGGTCGTATGTCAAAACTTCGGCTCATAACCAATAGGACTCTTTAATGAAGGAAGATATCTTAAGGAAACCGTGAAGAAATTCGGATGTGTGTTTTGTATCTGATCTACTTTGGACTAGCGTGGTAACTATTATCGCCCAAGCCTATAAATTTTTGTGTTGGCTCGATTAAATAATTGAACATGTATTTaacatataatattgtcttcggttaccgcgttaactactcatgaaataaagctatgaaaacggattatattgcgtattaTTATAAAAGCGCGGGATGtcttattataaattcaatatacgcaatataatccgttttcatagttttaggactagtagtagtagtaattcactttattgtacaaaaaaaaattgttaacatgaaattcatatgaatttaggtacaaaggcgagcttttccctataagggatctcttccagctaatcTTAGAGTAAAttagtggaaaattcgaattagatagacaaacttacagaacgtacaataatatttaagtaagtaagtgttttatttgtaaatataggtacaattataGGTACAGTGGTGGTCAGTAGTAGTAcaatcaaataaataagtaataaataagtagtaataagttttatttcatgtatttaACATATTTACTCTATTACAGGGTAACTGAAGTTCGCTCCAACGTGACCAGCGACGGGCTTCTAACTGTCGTCATATCAATGATGGGCCTGCCTACTCCTCGCCCGTTTATTCTTCCACGCTCTCAGAGACTCTCGTCAACCACAAGATTACACACCTGCTACATAGTCTTAGCTGTACTATCCAGAGGTTCCTTAGTAGCTCAGAAAGATACGCCGTGTCAATCGACTTTAGAAATTTCTATGGAAGGATTCTTGAGAGGTCCTTATGAGGTGTGTGCAACTTTATCGAAATACAAAGCGGGTGATAGCAGATCCATCTGTATAGTGCCTCAGGTATTGGAGTCAGGGTCTTTAGAGATGAAGGCAAGttttaaaagtttgaatgtggcGTTGGTTGGAGTAGCTCTAGGTTTAATGGTGATAGTGGTGGGTTTAGTATGGTTTGTTAGGAGGATGTTGAAGAAACCAACTCAATTTGAGCCTCACAGATGTTTTAGGCCGGAGCCTGTGCCGGAAGAGAGTCCAAGATCTAATTATGTTATGCTGACTGCTACTTCCAAGGTTTAATGGCTTCTTAAACCtgcagtcgctatcagatatatcggagcggcgatggtgttcagatatttgtaaacacattggtcgctccgatatatctgttgGGCGGCCTGTGTGGCGATAGGCCTGTGTCGGTTAGGCGTGTAAATAACTTGCGAAGTACATGGAAATAATCGCTATCCGAGAGTTTACAATTGTCAAATAGTATAAAGATTATTTTCCTTTTATCACACCATGCGTTGTCAACTTGTCGACGCTTCTATTTCTTCCACCGTGCACTTCGCACAATACATACCATAGACTAGTATTCCTGCAAGTTTTTCGTGTTTTAAAGGATTTTAGAGCGGTATTCGACTTTGATTTTGACAGCTCATGACATTGCTGTGACACCGTTCGTTACGTATAACTATATCACAAAATTGCAAATTGACTGCAACTTTCCATCGATTTGACATTGGTAAAATCGTCACTTTTCCTACAAAGTTTGACGTGACGAGCCGTCATTAACAAGTCAAATTCAGGCCGTTTCAGTTTTCGGTGCAGTCACCAAAATGGGGACAGAAATAACGATTTCAACTCTCGACAAGTTGCCATTCCAATCTCTTACCAAGTGGGGGCGAGTCCGCTTGGACACACCAAGAATGCCATTAAAACTTAAATGATTTTGTTATGACATAACTAacaacacaaaataaatataaaggtGCAAACAATTTGGACCGAGTGTTGTCAATTAAGTTTAATACCACTTTATTGCACTATATTGGTTATTTAATGATGTTTAAGTTGAAGAAATTTCCAAAAAGtactggggccctattcgagatgcacaactgtcagtttcggcttcaacatcagttcaacagtggaatgaatcatttgttcatcaactgtggaaagtatcatttggttgtacaccaaaactcattcattgaaaaaattatgcaacaaaaatcaactttgttttcttactattatacggtttaaaatggctctgaactctgcgtggttcggtttggtttcgttgtcacctaactgtggattgctaatgtcaaatttacctatttgacaacacacgatttcttccattcaactgaagttcaacacgaaacgtcacttaacgcatgtcgaataccgctccagatAGTTCTTGGTAAATGCAGAGAATTATAAAAAGGGTATGGAATATAGGTCGGCCAAAGAAAATATGGAGAAATATTCTAGATTTATTAGAAACTTCTAATAAAGCTTTTACAGATCTAGTGCTCTTGACTCACGCAAACAATCAGAATAAGGCAAGAACAAGAACAGACGATGTTTATATAGTGCACAATACTTAAGTTTCTGAAGCTGAAAGTACAAACATTATACAAAGACTCGACGAGAAATAAACTCATGTCGTGAGTTATAAAAGTGAGATGCTTTTATTGTGTGTTTAAATGTATCAGGTGCTGCAGTTTGTGAGAAAATGggctgtaaaatatttttaacaacagTCGTTACTTGTAAATGTTTTTCTGAAATTCGCAGCTGGTtctgaaatagtagattgttaaccaagggatgaaaggcactcatttctgccgaggtgtcttggcgctcgaacgcagtgagagcgccaatagtccgaggcagaaatgatgcctttcacccgagttaaacactctacttttcatttcgaatacgaggaaagtaaaatgcatgtgttttttcaaaaacatgacgaataatacatttttatagtatttattgagggaactttcaattaaaaattcaggcaaaagtatcgttatttatggaatggagagtcaagtatcacaatggaaattgtataacaaatccatttaaactcaaatttcaattgcttatcgtaaaaaaattaaaaatatcgtacttcgaacgtaaaatgctctagtgcagacacgtatcattttctgcgcaccttttagaacaacaatgaccctctttcagagcatgagaaatgaaaaatataaaatgctttatttttatatcgACAAACGGCTTTTGAGTATACATTCGTATTTCagtgaaaaaatgtttttttattcaaaacgtGAATCGTGGTtttgtttttagattttataatGCTGAAAGATTAAACAAATCGGATAACGGTTGCCAGCTTCTTTTTCGACCGCTCTTTTGCTATAAAATTtagtacatttttataa
The sequence above is drawn from the Cydia strobilella chromosome 2, ilCydStro3.1, whole genome shotgun sequence genome and encodes:
- the LOC134755165 gene encoding TLR4 interactor with leucine rich repeats — translated: MWLMMGVALLVAGAGAEWRCPGLSARPAAECSCDLPHTLRCAGDHTALQIIGRHLREQRAKNKNTTVSLLDCALRGVSALTAASVTELAGVGLHGLVISSGDIRRVQSGAFNMVAGTLLALGLPNNQLPSVPTEAIAHLSILDRLDLSNNKIHVLDRTSFKGIQNLTYLDLSDNQLTDIAPGAFRPLERLAVLKLRGNLLKVAALASLKEAHFLRDLDLSSNALEGPLGPNTVPALPYLTNLQLSDNTFASIRRGALSGLTNLTHLSLHNNQIDVLEDYAFRHLLNLTHLDLSHNEIVAVSGSSLAQLVYLLHLDLSHNFLRSLSAEPLKGLQRLSELMLHDNDISIIDDGALAQHPQLTRFTIEDNPLNCDCLMAGYARWLREAKNLSQADKAAAVCTTPPHLEGALISRLSKNKLCDDFEHIEKIEVDYKIVNTVDDKDEYEDKGLDDDMYDDEMGVPAEDDLPISKAKVSLLDAWFDDAEVYLSWSVDPPSTHRFRCTGVTVARGGGLPKQVACHRAAPANVVLRGLKIDPVDQYTFCIALEEMDSNDIPLSLVLGCGAPQAVRQRAPFFTPVPVPVTLPVSRDNLRVTEVRSNVTSDGLLTVVISMMGLPTPRPFILPRSQRLSSTTRLHTCYIVLAVLSRGSLVAQKDTPCQSTLEISMEGFLRGPYEVCATLSKYKAGDSRSICIVPQVLESGSLEMKASFKSLNVALVGVALGLMVIVVGLVWFVRRMLKKPTQFEPHRCFRPEPVPEESPRSNYVMLTATSKV